The proteins below come from a single Cannabis sativa cultivar Pink pepper isolate KNU-18-1 chromosome 3, ASM2916894v1, whole genome shotgun sequence genomic window:
- the LOC115716736 gene encoding uncharacterized protein LOC115716736 isoform X3, with product MLTAVDGAVQLVVDRPYKAGESIAVWCGPQPNSKLLINYGFVDEDNPYDRLVIEAALNTEDPQYQDKRMVAQRNGKLSVQVFHVYAGKEREAILDLLPYIRLGYLSEPSEMQSVISSQGPVCPGVIHRDVKPGNFLFSRKASKGYLIDFNLAMDLHQKYGNTGYTKDNQALQGV from the exons ATGTTAACAGCTGTTGATGGTGCAGTTCAACTGGTGGTTGATCGCCCATATAAGGCTGGAGAATCTATTGCTGTTTG GTGTGGGCCACAGCCTAACTCAAAATTGCTTATAAACTATGGATTTGTCGATGAAGATAATCCTTATGACCGGTTGGTGATTGAG GCGGCTTTGAATACGGAGGATCCCCAGTATCAAGATAAAAGAATGGTTGCTCAGAGGAATGGAAAATTATCTGTGCAAGTTTTTCAT GTGTATGCTGGTAAGGAAAGGGAAGCTATACTGGATTTGCTTCCATATATTCGATTGGGCTATTTATCAGAACCTTCAGAGATGCAATCTGTTATCTCTTCTCAGGGTCCAGTTTGTCCA GGTGTAATCCACAGGGATGTCAAACCTGGAAACTTCCTCTTCTCTCGTAAGGCCAGTAAAGGTTACCTGATTGATTTCAACCTGGCAATG GACTTACATCAGAAATATGGAAACACTG GCTATACTAAAGATAATCAAGCATTGCAAGGAGTTTAA
- the LOC115716736 gene encoding uncharacterized protein LOC115716736 isoform X1, whose amino-acid sequence MLTAVDGAVQLVVDRPYKAGESIAVWCGPQPNSKLLINYGFVDEDNPYDRLVIEAALNTEDPQYQDKRMVAQRNGKLSVQVFHVYAGKEREAILDLLPYIRLGYLSEPSEMQSVISSQGPVCPGVIHRDVKPGNFLFSRKASKGYLIDFNLAMDLHQKYGNTGLTSEIWKHWLY is encoded by the exons ATGTTAACAGCTGTTGATGGTGCAGTTCAACTGGTGGTTGATCGCCCATATAAGGCTGGAGAATCTATTGCTGTTTG GTGTGGGCCACAGCCTAACTCAAAATTGCTTATAAACTATGGATTTGTCGATGAAGATAATCCTTATGACCGGTTGGTGATTGAG GCGGCTTTGAATACGGAGGATCCCCAGTATCAAGATAAAAGAATGGTTGCTCAGAGGAATGGAAAATTATCTGTGCAAGTTTTTCAT GTGTATGCTGGTAAGGAAAGGGAAGCTATACTGGATTTGCTTCCATATATTCGATTGGGCTATTTATCAGAACCTTCAGAGATGCAATCTGTTATCTCTTCTCAGGGTCCAGTTTGTCCA GGTGTAATCCACAGGGATGTCAAACCTGGAAACTTCCTCTTCTCTCGTAAGGCCAGTAAAGGTTACCTGATTGATTTCAACCTGGCAATG GACTTACATCAGAAATATGGAAACACTG GACTTACATCAGAAATATGGAAACACTG GCTATACTAA